In Telopea speciosissima isolate NSW1024214 ecotype Mountain lineage chromosome 10, Tspe_v1, whole genome shotgun sequence, the DNA window GCCTCCATGGCTGCAACCCTGATGATGATCAGTGCAATGAATGGTGCCCACCGGTGTTCTCTCTTCCGTGTGGAGAGCTGTGAatgatcaacaacaacaacaaactcagccttattcccagacctggctcctgtccagccgtggcgggagctggatgGTCCAGCGCTtggaaaccaccccaaaaacaggggggggggtggtcatttcacttgTGAGGCCCAGGTGGGACGCACCTGTGAACTGACCACCACACCCTTGTTTTTGCTGTctttagtggggctggattcTCCGGCGCCCTCCACggctggacagaatccttttccccttatcccaacttaatggggtcggctacatggatcaaacaaaacaaagtaaggaaaattgagttctaaccaaaaaaagggaaagaaaagatggggaaagagaagagaaatgcaaaatggaaaatgacaaatgaaagatgaaagatagttgATGCTCAAGGCGCCTAGACGAGACCCAGGGACAGGAGTGAAAAAGGTagaataaaagagaagaaattaaagaggaagaagaagacgtgCATGAAATTAGCATAGATATGGTAAATATGGAGCTTGCCTTGGGCTCCTTGGCCCACCTAGGGACGGCGACTGCCCATCTCATTGCCACCTGTACAACTGAGTATTACAGTTGATGCACATATTCCACTCTATCTAGCTCATAATCAGATGATTTTTCCATCTCAACTGGTGTGACAAGAAATGTAATTTGTTGTGTTGTCAGTTCCCTTTGTTTGCATTAGCATTCCTCtcttcaccattgtctttttagTATTTCTTTTAGTAGTTCCAATATGGCCATGTTCTTTGTCAGTCTTTTGACCTGCTGTCAAAGGGAGAAATTTTCTGAGTACTGAATGAGTGTCTATTTCCAGGTGATGCATGAAGACTTCAATGAAGGCATCATTCAGGTTCaggcaaagaagaaagccaGCTTAAATTACTATGCATAGATATGTGCAACTTTTGTACCCCTTTTGTTTTATCAAATGATTGCATGAAGGCTAGTTTGTTTCAATTTTAGTAGATGACTGCAGAGGAAGGTTTAATTCTTTCTTCAAGTAAAATCAGAATCCAGATGttcagttaatatttaatattgaGTTTGACATTCTTTTCCCATGTGACTTCTTGTAATCTAACacatttttcaccaaaaaaaaaatctaacacATTCATATATTCTGTGCACTGCTCATTCTTAAGTTTTTGTGTCTGAAATCCACTTTGTTGATTCCTTGTGATGCTACTTGAGAAAATCCAAGCACAACTAAAGCTACTTGAGTAATTTGGATTGTCATTGAAAATTTTGAGTTTACCTTGGATACAAATGACACTCATCAATCCTAGTGGCTGAGTATATTCGTCGTCGATCCTAAGTGATCTTCAGACCCTGTTTAATATCATCTCTGATTTTATAGGAGTGGTTGTCTTGGTGAGTATACCATGTTTTCTAAAATTGAGTTTATTAATGGCCTCAAAGGATTTTCACTTTGGAAACCAGCTCCAATTGTGCAATGAATAGAGGATTGGAGTCACCTTTGGGGTGTCAAAGTTGTGCCATGTCTCTGGTCAGTTTGGCCATAGAGTAAAAGACTCCTGAGAATCATCCAAACAATTGATACCAATGTGCAGTGGAtttaattcatcaaaaaaaaaaaaaaagtgcagtGGATTTGGAAACTTAATTCCATATTCCTAGAAactatggatttttttttaatggacaCTTAATTCCATATTCCTAGAAACTGAGTTGATGTTTGCCATGCACCCTATTTGGATGGATTTAGTCTCCAAAAATGTTAGCTAGACTTTTGAAATCGctgaatggcggatatacacaacgcACACCACACCCAATGTGGGCACCCAacacaaattttcttttaaaaatcacaCAAACGATGtgccaatcccaaaaggtttaAGTGATATTTAAGATTACGGAATGGAAGATATTATACACGATGCataccacactcacacacccgatgtgggactaaatccAAGCTTACTCTTTAGCATGCACAAGAAGTCAAAGCGAGGGGGTTAACTCAAGGATTGCAACAAGCAGGAACTTTAAAAGGCAATTGCATCGACATCTAGATTGACTGCGAGGATCTGATGCAAAGGGTCACTCAACAATCTTACCAATGGCTGTGggagatttttattttgtgagACATCAAAGTAATTTTACAGAAGTTTAATTCTGTTTGTATTAATCGTAGAACTAGACAGTTTGTTAATATAgctcatttttctttttggtagaaaatATAGCTCATAATGTTGCAGTATCAGCTGGGCACACTAAATCCAGAAGGACTATAACAAACAATGTATCTTATTTCCTTTGcagttagtttttgtttttatttctacccaaaaaatgaaaaaagttttTAAGATACATGTGGTATCTATTAATCCATTGATCTCATAATGTGTTTAAGAGTTGACTTtattaagtaaaaaaaaatgattaaagaaaaaatatttttgacttGATTTAAAAAGATAGTAGAGGGTTATCTGAACAAGCAGACATAGGGGAGTGCACTAACCAAAtggttcagcaagtgagcacttgaccaacgcgccaagCACGATTTTCCCCAGACCTTGCTTAACGTGGGAGACTTATGCACTGGgtatggttttatttttttattctttttatataAGATAGTAGAGGGTTATCTGAACAAAGCGGACATAGGGGAGTGCACTAACCAAATGGTTTCGTAATTTGTACGTAGGACTATAGGAGGATAGTGAGTCAATTTCATGTGAAGAGAATAGAGATttccagcaaaaaaaaaagagaagtgaaTCGAGATAAAGAGAGAAGATGCTAAGCATATCCTCCCTTTGTGGTTGAAGTAaacttttccctaaaaaatgaACCAATGAAAGGAATGAAGTTAAAAAAAGCTATTTCTCTCCATTTAACATTTTTCTTATCAATGGACCaattccatttgatttttctaaCATAATTTTTAGAAACCATATCAGTTCTACCCCTCATTAACTATTAACTATTAATCATCTAATTATATAATTAATTCCATTGCCcatgaataataaaaaaacccaagCATAGGTGTAAGAAATCCATTGGAATTGGCTAACCCACCCCCACATTTTCTTTGGGTTGATATGGACTGGACAACTACTCCAAGCCCACCAAACACGAAAAGAAATCCTCTCCAACGTGCCAGCCCCTCCAACGGATCCGGACCGTCTCCAACGtgcatccaatggctgggagCATCTGAGCAAGTACCCCGAGCTCTTCTAGCCATCGGATGCATCAAATGCCCTTTCCAGGTCTTCTTTCCAAATAGGGAAGATGGATTCCATATGAGTGGTGCTCAAGTCGCAAGGAGTGTCCAGGACCTGAGCCACGCTCATCCTTCGGACCCACCATTGTTGGACTTCAACACTACACGTCATTTTCCAAAGAATATATACTTTaggattgaaaagaaaaagtgatCAAACAAATGGTGCTACCATCCCACCAATTTCATGCCACCATCTCAAATTTGGGTCCCAATCTCAATTCTTTTTGCAGGGTTGACTCCAATCACAATTCTATTTGGAGGGTTTTCTCCATATTCTCAATTCTCATGTTTCAGTGACTAAATTCGTTCTTGTAAATAGGTCAATCGTCACTGTCATCACACACTACCATCTACAACCTCTGAACTGTGATTCTCTGAACCTCTCCTATATAAAGCGAACTGAGATAGAGAGAAAAGCGGAGAAAAACCACTGCCCATCTGccagttcttcttctcctctctctccttgcaTCAATCCATTGTTAATTCTCTTCCAATGGCCAGCTTAGCCCTTCTCTCCCCTTCTTCCGTCAAATCTTCGTCTTCCGTTCTCGGAAACAATGCCACTCGCCTTACCCTGCGCAGCCCGTCATCCGTGATCCTACGAACTCCTCGCCATGCTCCCGTGTCCATCAAAGCCGTATCATCCCCATCCCAATCTCCCCCTGTATCCCAAGACGACCTCAAAAAGATGGCCGCCGATAAGGCCGTGGAATACGTTAGCAGCGGCATGGTCCTCGGACTCGGCACCGGCTCCACTAACTTCTATGTTCTCGCCAAAATAGGCGAACTCTACAACTCGGGCAAACTCAAGAACATAGTGGGCATACCCACATCGAAGCGTACCGCCGAACAAGCCGTCTCACTGGGTATCCCTCTTTCGATGCTTGACGATCACCCACACATTGATCTCACTATCGACGGCACCGATGAGGTCGACCCAAAACTTAATTTGGTGAAGGGACGTGGTGGTGCTCTCCTGAGAGAGAAGATGGTGGAAGCTGCTTCGGATAAGTTCGTTGTGGTGGCCGATGAATCTAAATTGGTCGATGGTTTAGGAGGTAGTGGCCTCGCTATGCCGGTCGAGGTCGTGCAGTTCTGCTGGAAGTACAACTTGACGAAGTTACAGGAATTGTTCAAGGAAGAAGGCTGCGAGGCTAAGCTCAGACTGAATGCAGATGGGAAGCCTTACGTTACTGATAATTCGAACTATCTTGTTGATTTGTACTTCAAGACTCCAATCAAGGACGCCCCAGCGGCAGCGAAAGAGATGTCGGGATTTGAAGGAGTGGTGGAGCATGGATTGTTTCTCGACATGGCCACTGCGGTTATTATTTCCGGGACTGAAGGAGTGAGCGTGAAGAGCAAGTGATTTTTGAATTATGGGGTGAGAAATTAGAAGAACTGTCATTGTTTCTCAATTCTcgtatcttttctttttcttattcatcTGTTTACGTATCCTTCAATTCCTCTCTTTTAGGGACAATTTTTTGTTTGTAAAATTTAGTTGGATCATTTGGATTTGTTCTATCTTTTTAGATTCAGTGGGGTTGTCCTGAATTTCATTATTGTCAATAAACTTGTgagaaattttggatatttataTGAAAAGGTATTTGTTTCTGAAATGCATGGATGCTATTGAGCATGGGACTTTTAAGAGAAAGAACAGGGGTGGCCGAGAAAGCCCCTTTCACTTGAACTGTTCTTTTCTTAGCTTCACCTTTCACATTTGCTCAAGTCAAAATCATGTGATCTACAATTGTCAAATGGCACGAGTTCTTCTGGTTGAATTTTGATAATCTGTATTGGATGAAATATGCTTTGGCCTTTGAACCTCATGCTACAAAAGTTGAGGAAGAGCAGTTTTAAGAAATGGAAAGTCAATGATGCTGTCTTGACTGAAACCAATATATTTCCTTCTTCGAATTACAAAGCAAGATCGATGATTCCATCCCTTTGCACATTCTAAACAATATAGATCCGAATACAAACACCATTCTATTATGGTCAACAGAGTGCACTTCTGGCTTCTTCATTTGCCATTTGCTTGATGTTCTGTGCCCTACATGCATTATACTAGGATTAGATAGAGtgaaatacataaaataaaataaaaaaaattcagaactTTTCCAAGTCCCCAACTTGGATCTGTACAAGAACTTGATTGTAGCAAATCATACAAGAGATATAATGGCCATTATACAAGGATGTATTGAGATGATAATAGGTCCTAACTGACTTAAATACATGCTAAGTGACGTAAACTTGTTCCTTAACATTTCGATTTTTCCTATGATGCAAAAAGTGCTTGGAAGAATAGGAGATTTGAGTACTTTGAACTGAAAAATCCATGCAATCATCTGTAGATTTTTATTTCCAGTGAGTAGAAGTGGTTAGTTCAGAGGGTTGGATGTGTAGAAACTTTATGGAAGCTTTGAACCTTTCAATTTAGTGGTACTACTTCACTTATTTACTGTTTATCTTAACTTTTAAAAGAGATTCTTGCTGTCCAGTCAACGAAATGGGATTCAAGAAACTAGTTCGTGTCTATGGACAAAAAGATGTCATTGAACCAGTTTTGAGAGGTTTGAATTTCAACATTTCGATGGAGAGCCttgttttgtcatttttcagcgGTTCTTACAGAAATACAGGTTTCAGAGGGGTGAAACACCTGCAGGAGTGTTATGGATATTTTCTTCTAATCCTTCCATGCTTTTCCTGTCTCTATGAAGATCACTAGCTTATGCTCTGATCAACTGGAGGTGTGCAAAAAGATAGAAATATTTGGAGTTTCCAATGTCTGATTTTCATTCAGCAAAAGAAGTGAAGTCGCTTGCAGAGGCTTGGAGTTTAAAGATGGGGAACTAGGTAGGAAACAATCTCAATCACTCCCTTTTTCTGTATCCTTCCAAGtaaaacaaacaacaaaaaaccAGAACAGAAATAACTGGATTTTCTGATGATggtgtttctctttttctgttaCAAGTAATCAAATTTTCTGATTATAGTAAGGTGGTCTATGTCTACGGTTATCCCTCTCATGAGTGCTTTTAAACAGTGGAGAAGAACAAGTTGAAAATTGAGCAGCCCCCATTTCGGTTCCATTATGTTTTGGGACAGCTAATTTATTAATTAAGCCTGTGTTAACACAAGTTCCCATTTCTCTTGTTTGTTTAAAACTGTTTTGTCATACATGTGGATATTGATTACTTACTTGTGCTACTGTCAAGCACGACTTGCAGCTTGGGAGGGGCTTCCCTTTTTTAGTTGAGTTTGTATTGCCTTTTCATCGCTGGGTTTATAACTTCTTTGAATCAATTTTCCGGCATATAGGCCTATGCGCCTATTGATTGCATCCATTGCTGAACATGGTTGACAAGTTGGATTGAAAATTCAGCATCCTCAAGGACTTGCAAACAACCAACAGGTTAGTCCTAAAtctatttcttttgggagaaatttgaatactttctattttacaaattttacttatttttaatttcacCTTATCAATTGCTGCACATTTCTGTTCTAAAATAAGAGAATGATCTCGAGTTCTGCTACAAAGTATTTACTTACTAAATCAATGCCATATCATTGATGAGTATGTTTATGGTTTAATCGAAATCAGACTCACATAAAGAGTGTTGTTGGTATATGACTGAACCACTAGATGAATTATGACCAATTAAAGGAAAAAGGACCACGGGATAATTGTGGTAAATTAGCAGATACACAGCTGATTATTTCAAACTTTCAGGCATTGTTTCACTTTGGTCTACAAGAGATTAAGGGATCGATATGGTGCAAACTAAAGTTACCCAGATTTAGTTGGGCAACACCTCCGGAAATTGTGAGTTaatttgtttgggattttttttggtgggggagggggtgttAGGGACTTGAGTCTCATCCTCAAAAACTAGCATTTATGGAgtgggtgcccaagtacctattaacccatccacatcccctttcatatccgatgtgggactattctttttgccttatgcgtgaatatcccaacaatctccccctccatGCAGAAGGCAAACACGTGGAGCCTGAGATCCCGATCTCCCCCTCCACGCGTGAGCTGACGTGGAGCCTAAGATCAAACCCCGAGAATCCTCGGCCAAACGGAAATTTTCATGTtccggctctgataccacttgttagggactagggtctcatcctcaaaagctagcctTTAAGaaaagggtgcccaagtacctattaacccatCCACATCCCttttcatatccgatgtgggactattctttttGCCTTATACGTGGATATCCCAACAAGGGGAGGGGTTAAATCCGAGTTTTTGGagtttgtcttttatttttaatattactATAACTCTATAGGATTATGCTATGGAGAGAGAGGTATGTGGTTGAGTTCCAATTCAGAATTATTGGAAAGAATATTTATCATTTGCTTTTTGATTTGTGCAACTAATACcagaagaagtgaagaaccaGATTGAATTTCAGATTGTAAGCagaattttttataaaaaaaatgtgtacgACAATTTGAGAATTCTATATTTGCTGTTCCACATgaatttttataaacaaaacaGTAGAATTGAAGCAAGAGAAATACTGAAATTCTGACCTGTTCTATTGTTGAGGATGACCCCTTCAATACTCAATAGACAAATTCTATACTCTGAAATCCAAGGTTTTGTTTCAAATATCATCTTTTTAGTTAAGTGTACACTGACAAGCATATAGGAGAACTATTTGATATTTActtatcaaaaagaaataaaaatacctATTTGATTTTAAGTATTCAGGCTGTGATTTTATGGTTTCCGCTCGTTCGGTACAGCAAGGTCAACTTCCTTGTCTGAACTGCTTAAAAGTATTGGTTGATTTGAAATGTCGTGTTTATTTATTGTATCTCCTTTtgagttaattttttttggagagaaaGGACTTCTGTCCTTCAATTGTTCTCAGACTTGCATGCTTGATGGATTTTCAAATTGGACTGAAATTAAGTTGATACAGCAAGGCAATGGCTCTTTTATCTTCCATTTTGTCAAATGATTATTAAACAAGATTGTTAGGTTTATAGGGTTTCtaaagatttttttgtttttttttttgtttttttctggaAATCGAGATCTTTGTAAATGTGTTATAAGTGGGCATTTCTTGTATCCTCACCTCAGCCATTCAATCTTATTAAGATCCAAGGCTGGAATCATCTGGGGCTTTTCTCTTAACCTTTTAGAccaaagagaggaaggagagaaatagtaggagGTTTTGAGAGAAGGTGAACAGAGAGTTGGGCTGTAAAATTGGTTTCTTTGTAACTCCATTCTCCAAGCTTCTATAGTGGATTACCATCCTTAATGGTTGTAGACATAGGCCATAGCGCTGAACCAAGTAAATCCAATGCATGCTTTCGAATTCGCCTTGATTTCTTTGTTGATTATTTCTGCTCTTACTTTCTTGTTATATTCTACTAAATCATATTCCATTTGTAACGTTTTAGAAAGAAGTTGCTAGTATTGTATGCACAGGCAGGAACTTTCAGACAATGTGTTTCTGACCAGTTCTCTGCTTAGCTCTGAGAGGCTGTTGAAGAGTATCTTGGGGATGAAGGTAAAAGCGGATGTAAATCTTTGCTTCTGTGATAtctaaatataaaaaaatttccttcCTCCCAAGGAAAAAATAAGATGACTATAAAATGTAAAATGCTCTTTACATTGTCTATTATTCTATTCAAGAGTCTGAGTGTCCCTTCTCAATATCATGTGAAGCCTGTAATGAGGTATAAATCTCATGAAAGTATGAACTCCAGGGGACCATGACTGATTATTACATAACTTTTTCTTTACAGAAGACTCAAAGGTGGAACTAATAAAACATCAATACAGTCAAAAGATACTAATTATGCATCATAAATCATATGACTTGGACTACTAATGTATAAAATGATATCTCATGTGATAAAAATAATGCCCAGAAATAATTACGTCGAGTTGATACTGCCTGTTCTATTTCCAATGGACCATCGTCAATGACATCACCATTAAGGAAATCAACCAATTGAAGTTCCATGGTAGAATTAAGCTTGCtggaaaaagaacagaaagagCAGGAAAATTCTATCAGATACTGAACTAAAACTCCAATGACCTGATAGAGTTGAAATGAAAAACTGAAGGGTGGTGGAGATAGTGATGGTGTTAGCTATTACAATCAGAGACTGATGGACTATGGAGCTTTTGTTGCTGATGGAGAAGGAGGTGGGGCTTCTGTGCAGTCGTAGTTCTTGGTACCTAGTAACACCAAAGAAAAGCATTGCAAACCAATTCAAAAAACCACCTAAAGTAGGGAAATGAGTTATGCAACATATGCTAATGTCAAAATTAAAAACCacttcttaattttattttttttaatggtttacAGTTAACACATACTAAGTACTTGTAGCTCATTGCTTAAAACAGTTATAGGATACTTCCTACTCTTCCTTAATGTCAATATGAGTATAAATGTGATTTGTGGTCTTTTTCTTGTAGTAAAATTTCTACAGAAAGAAGGTAAGGCTTAGGATTTAGAGTTAGGGATAAATGCAAGGGAGGAACTTCAgatcatcatcttcattgtCGTCCAAGTTGTGACGGGTCCGTTTCCAACCGGATTCATATTCACACCTGTAATCAAATGGCTTATAATCGTTGGAAGCATTGCAGGTTGCCTGCCTTTCCTTTCCGCAGTTAATAAGGTCACACAACATCACTTGTATCTACAAAGTAAATTGAAGCATAATATCCACTTAATCATCCAACTGAGAAGATTAAGGATTTAGAAAAGGAATTATCATCTCATTTCAAGCCAAGAGCAGCTGTGAAGACTaataattaggaaagaaaaaaaacaatgcatacacagagaaagaagaggagggggcTTGTTACTGATAGAGTCATGGGCCTTAAAATGTAAATGAAGAAACAGGGGTAATGAATGTAAGAGAAGCGGAAATACCagatagtagtagtagtagtagtagtagtaataggGTTGATATGTTCCCTGAATATGGATCTCccagtcacaagtgataaccagtccacaagaTGACCACAAACCTCAGGTTCAGCAATAGTAAATAGTTCGATCACTTCTTAGATTTATAGGAATATTTAtaacaataaaattaaaaaaaaatgaaattgaagaagggaagaagaagacagggtaGTCTCAACAGTTGACTCGGGTCTCTTAGCCTTTAATCGTATTTTGGTTTCTTATgaatggcatctcaccatattttctcataaagagaagtacaaagatgtttttttcaatctcattaatcaaattcgtgtacaaggttgtagtcccttacaaacttatatagaagactcaaaaaacAAACTCAAATCCATAAAAAGGAAAGAtctaatccaatccttaactaataaggtaacataaactgattagtaactaaaataataaaagaaattgactcaaaacaggattttaattaaactaaaaataaagtaaatcctGTTTTTCTCAAATTGCATGCAAGCACAAGAGACCTATCAAGAACAACTGATTCAAACCATGAAAATCAGGAAATAAGGGATATGGCCTTTTGAATTTAGCATATGAGTTTAGCGATTGTAAACACAATGAGAATCTTGTCATTCTCCATTCCTTTTcttgaatgtttttttttttttaaatgggacTCGTAGCCACCATACTCTTGGTGAAAGCTCATTCTATTATTCAATTGCTTGCTTGCTACTTTGGCATTAGATTTGACACTTCCTGAAAGTCCTAAATTTGCAATAAAACAATGTAAAATTCTTCAAGTTCTAGAAGAGATGAGATTCAAACAAACGTAAGTGAGGTGACAAGGAAATAAATATAATACGTTATCATACCAttttggggaaatttttttcttgttaccTGGGcttgcagccaaagaaatgaaataattcattttctctttgTTCATAAATATCCTCCTAGATTTTGATATTTTCCTAAATACCTTTCTAGATTTTCTTTGTTCATAATAGAATGGATGAGCTTAAGGTTTTTTTTCCTAGCGGTGAATCTGAGAGAGGATTGTAATGGGGTTGGGTAGTTTATTTGGTACAATTGAGGTTATTTTATAGAAAATTAGGCTTCAAAATCTTTGACTGTTGATGCtttgaagaaaataaatccaAGGGTCAACTATGTGGTTATGATCCAGTTACTTTTCATTGATCAATCGAAATCTTCTGATGCTAAATACAAGTTCATTTGGTTCCGAATTACCACGTGTCGAGCATCCACACTAGCATTGTCGCACTGCCGTACTGCCgagctatagggaattggagaggataattttcctacTGCTTAACATTCCATTTGTTTCGATGTAAAATTTTCAATGTTTGTATTCAGACGGTAAAATATATTGTAAAATGTTACTGTAAACTTTTTAAATGTTtgttgggaagcagttttctgtacgggagtgtggcatacgccagcactcccatgtgtctatctctctccttaaaacaagggggtagaggtgtcttttcacatgaggaggagagagatagactcatgggagtgctggcgtaggccacactcccagatagagatctttttcccatgttTGTTTATCAATTATTTTCGTAGTAAAGTTATTAAAATAATTGGGATAATTTACGTTTATTACTCCTATGGTTTTAAACAATTACTTCTACCACCTCTggaatttcatctatttcataaatCCTCCCttatattttgaaagattcttacaaacgTACCCCTATCGTTAGATTGATGAGAACAGTTAGGTGATGATGTTCATCCCCAAATATAATCTAAATGCCCATACTAACACTGGGTCCATGTAacatgacccttttaccctttttcttcttcttcttcctcctcctcttccaacCTATAAAACACCCATAACAGAGGAAACGAAGGTCTAGCCTTCATCTCCAGCGAGGTT includes these proteins:
- the LOC122642052 gene encoding probable ribose-5-phosphate isomerase 3, chloroplastic, which gives rise to MASLALLSPSSVKSSSSVLGNNATRLTLRSPSSVILRTPRHAPVSIKAVSSPSQSPPVSQDDLKKMAADKAVEYVSSGMVLGLGTGSTNFYVLAKIGELYNSGKLKNIVGIPTSKRTAEQAVSLGIPLSMLDDHPHIDLTIDGTDEVDPKLNLVKGRGGALLREKMVEAASDKFVVVADESKLVDGLGGSGLAMPVEVVQFCWKYNLTKLQELFKEEGCEAKLRLNADGKPYVTDNSNYLVDLYFKTPIKDAPAAAKEMSGFEGVVEHGLFLDMATAVIISGTEGVSVKSK